The proteins below are encoded in one region of Ereboglobus luteus:
- a CDS encoding immunoglobulin domain-containing protein, producing the protein MKRVCIKIVGLAVCALIIVIAVLLLARREQGTTPTVAQTKSASGVVAQSDLAAPAQSAFQSPQQEPKTFAADALWQLTPRNVEPPAPAVHSDDAHHAHATHSVVVADLDTSAAAVSLPNVKAGDDIELALPNGEITRGHVNLVQNDNGVLRLGGSLPDKTNGSFALTLNQQSQLMGMILLRDVELAYTIEPGAQGGLSHIEASALSDVICHPYEDPPESPDDAGRAPDSAQAFAAAPADAPVALASVPIRSSRPSAPAVLYLDFDGATVTDPYWNKGDTIYAAAANLTEAQIEEAWKGVAEAYSPFNIDVTTDPARYASTPVGKRMRCIITPTYQWYTNSTGVRGVALVNSFTRAGVMFANDTPCWIFVPSWYSYIPLVTAHELGHTFGLRHDGLSAASPRGRQEYFGGHGSGAMSWGPIMGNPSYRNVNQWSKGEYAYASNTEDDLAIITSATNGITYYNDGVGKTRATATAITIPASGNTTKQGVITTSAHEAWFTFTLTAEKTVSLSAAPNDVVPKFDISMQLQNATGTVLASDNPSLALNALIEKKLSAGKYYIKLKGAAYGDGIYEGYPVYGSIGQYTLIGRTAPAIVAPTITTHPQSKTATTEDASFTLTAAASGGGTLRYQWQKNGVDLVSNAQHPDVTSVTLTVLSPTASDAGQYTLKVRNAGGEVTSNAAAITVTAPPPPVITGQPQNATAIANHTYSVYFSVSATGAGYFTYQWQKDGSNIADISSKRYGTASSYLQIYNPTDADKGAYRVIVSNQGGSTTSAVATLDVTPPPPPVITAQPEDITKTEGDFDWSYGSVTLTVSASSVTPPSYQWKKNGVALTPSDQRITSTTSGALNISKYIVSDSGTYAVTVSNAGGSVTSADAIITILPPVPPMITSQPVSATALDGGGRVSLSVYATGQALRYQWQKDGVDIEGATSATYYIWNPDMSYAGEYTVKVWNSSGTLVSAPATLTVNLPPVPIITQQPSPINLCEGKYISIEARASSQSNYTCQWFKDGQPIQGATGISYGKTIASLSDAGEYKVVVTNPGGSVTSNEVSVVVTPAIPPRIIVQPENQRVYAGGNAILLAVAEGNPAPTYSWCKNGAQMYGATRSSLTVPNIQPGNTGTYHVVATNIAGSATSSAIVISAEPMENGNAVALIPSKKHIGPGRVVYQLQARTNTKWTASTDSTWLALSQNEGCFTATIEVTVAPNPLPIERVAIISIAGLEHTITQAAAGTPIRELWAVGSNASGQLGDNALLQADIPTYIADNIKAVATGGLHTLILKNDGTLWTVGNNGSGQLGTGSYTSTATPVKIAEGVATIAAAGTWSSFIKEDGSLWGMGSNGSGQISADAVSRINVPVQIATSVRAVAAGDAHILFLKTDNTLWSMGENTYGQLGDGTTTARRVPVQIASGVKFVCASGYTSAYIKNDDTLWQFGHNYYGGFGDGSVGSYSDANPTPRQTAAHVSAVSLSANHSVILKTDGALFSSGCNYSGQLGEGSTWNKYTYEQVATDVAQVLATTSASIFVKTDGSLWGMGTNSNGMFPGMPYKDFLTPVCMARDILSASAGGNCLFMFMKDGSVYACGNDSSGQLGSGISSPKVRLRTTPIQVDSDVVSIAAGGSHSMYVKADKSLWVAGGNQYNVLGISGHGNTATPVQTASDVMSAGAGDNYSMHIKSDGTVYGVGRNYERQIGSSSDYAAHMVSDVHHWTSVATDARSLSLGGSHTLVGKSDGSMWGMGYANTGALGDKRGFYENFYTPRKILSGVVAMAAGGGHSLYIKNDGTLWGRGNNYNNQLENSSQSVIAPAIQIASNAKAVMAGSSHSLWIDDNGVLWALGFNYYGQLGCGSVSSVPSPISVANDVKAASTNATHTLYITKDNRLLGMGSNSSGQLGNEPNANASTPVDVAVNVEFASAGGSHTLFIATGDIRLDPPPPPVITGFSPTSITAQTKVVITGSNFNKLAGVYFGSVEADHYTVDSPTQITVYAPVIPTQDAGHVYVGTFDGVAVSAATYSAVYAPVLGDRIEDQYINLGDNLSIEPPVLGTPDPTITWQISTNNGTTWTNLAADANHSIDAHGVLKITNAPLSIDGNLYRFTATNIHDTVTSQAFKVVIMYQPVVMAQPASRTVTVGASATFLADIDGVPAPELQWQISTDSGLTWTDIDGATNATHTIAATSAAMNNNRYRLVATNECGSVTTNAATLTVQWAPVQNNHVSSQVGVTGGSVTFFVSIDANPAPTSYQWQVSTNGGGTWTNLSNGSTVSGANTASLVLSNATASMNGYRYRCVVSNGVGAGLTTAATSLAVIDSMFATPSGLFIASGTLYVSDADAHTIHRVTLSTGKATLFAGAVGQSGTANSTTGTNARFNSPTGLVFTQADKLVYVLDTGNNALRRITTAGSVTRVYQPYDFGDASGITITPADTLFITETQKHTISRIYNTGSGLMLSTVSGAAGVPGAEDYYGSSARYREPSALAKIPGNSGLVIADTGNHTIRVTYYDTELASPSYFYTYVLAGLAGQLGSLDGSGTAARFSRPAGIAASVNYIYVADTGNHTIRRVSEYGSVTTLAGIAGQAGYSNGTGTNARFNKPTALALDSTYQNLYIADSNNSVIRKLNLATNEVTTLIVSATGSPVSPPVITKHPQNITATQGVGGPLTLTFTATGAGTLTSVWQKDGGNITASNHYMIDANSLKIYNHTTTDSGQYRVIVSNEGGSVTSNPATVTVNPTTSGTNTGGNSGNNSDSGGGGGGGAPSLWLLVALGVLVAMRGRWRL; encoded by the coding sequence ATGAAACGCGTATGCATTAAAATCGTCGGTCTTGCCGTTTGTGCGCTCATCATCGTCATCGCGGTCTTGCTCCTTGCCCGCCGGGAACAAGGAACCACGCCAACCGTAGCGCAAACGAAGTCCGCGTCCGGAGTGGTGGCGCAATCCGATCTCGCGGCACCGGCGCAGTCTGCTTTTCAGTCGCCACAACAAGAGCCCAAGACCTTCGCCGCGGACGCGCTTTGGCAACTCACGCCGCGCAATGTCGAACCTCCCGCGCCCGCGGTTCATTCGGATGACGCGCATCATGCGCACGCAACGCATTCGGTCGTCGTCGCCGATCTCGACACAAGCGCGGCCGCCGTTTCGCTCCCCAACGTCAAGGCGGGCGACGACATCGAGCTCGCGCTCCCCAATGGGGAAATCACGCGCGGTCATGTGAACCTCGTCCAAAACGACAACGGCGTGCTTCGCCTCGGCGGTTCGTTGCCCGACAAAACCAATGGTTCTTTTGCCCTCACGCTCAACCAGCAATCCCAACTCATGGGCATGATCCTCCTGCGCGATGTCGAGCTCGCCTACACGATCGAACCCGGCGCGCAAGGCGGCCTCTCGCACATCGAAGCCTCCGCCCTCTCCGATGTGATCTGCCATCCTTACGAAGATCCTCCAGAGAGCCCCGATGATGCCGGCCGCGCTCCGGATAGTGCGCAAGCATTCGCCGCCGCTCCCGCCGATGCGCCCGTGGCGTTGGCGAGCGTGCCCATCCGCAGCAGCCGCCCATCCGCGCCCGCGGTTCTTTATCTGGACTTCGACGGCGCCACCGTCACCGATCCCTACTGGAATAAAGGCGACACAATTTATGCCGCCGCGGCCAACCTAACCGAGGCGCAAATCGAGGAAGCTTGGAAGGGCGTCGCCGAAGCCTACAGCCCCTTCAACATCGACGTCACAACCGATCCCGCGCGCTACGCCTCCACGCCCGTTGGTAAACGCATGCGCTGCATCATCACGCCGACCTATCAATGGTATACCAATTCGACAGGCGTGCGCGGCGTCGCATTGGTCAACAGTTTCACTCGCGCGGGCGTTATGTTTGCGAACGACACGCCCTGTTGGATATTCGTGCCCTCGTGGTATTCCTACATCCCGCTCGTCACCGCGCACGAGCTCGGCCATACCTTCGGCCTGCGCCACGACGGACTCAGCGCTGCCAGCCCGCGCGGGCGTCAGGAATATTTCGGCGGCCACGGCTCGGGCGCGATGTCCTGGGGGCCGATCATGGGCAATCCGTCCTATAGAAACGTGAACCAATGGAGCAAAGGCGAATACGCCTACGCCAGCAACACCGAGGACGATCTTGCGATTATCACCAGCGCGACAAACGGCATAACCTATTACAACGACGGTGTCGGCAAAACCCGCGCCACCGCGACCGCGATCACAATTCCCGCATCGGGCAATACAACCAAGCAAGGTGTGATTACAACAAGCGCGCACGAGGCATGGTTTACCTTCACGCTAACCGCTGAAAAAACAGTGTCCCTTTCCGCCGCGCCGAACGATGTCGTGCCCAAGTTCGACATTTCCATGCAGCTCCAAAACGCCACTGGCACGGTGCTTGCATCCGACAATCCCTCGCTCGCGCTTAACGCGCTCATTGAGAAAAAACTCAGCGCGGGCAAATATTATATAAAATTAAAAGGCGCGGCATACGGTGACGGCATATATGAAGGCTATCCGGTTTACGGAAGCATCGGACAATACACACTCATAGGCCGCACAGCGCCGGCAATCGTCGCGCCAACGATAACAACGCACCCGCAATCCAAAACCGCCACCACGGAAGACGCCAGCTTCACACTGACGGCCGCCGCGAGCGGCGGTGGCACGCTCCGTTACCAATGGCAGAAAAACGGCGTCGATCTTGTTTCCAACGCGCAGCATCCGGATGTCACCAGCGTGACGCTCACCGTTCTCTCCCCGACGGCGTCCGACGCCGGACAATATACACTAAAAGTCCGCAACGCCGGCGGCGAAGTCACGAGCAACGCGGCGGCCATAACAGTCACAGCCCCGCCCCCGCCGGTGATCACCGGGCAACCGCAAAACGCAACCGCAATCGCCAACCACACGTATTCGGTGTATTTTTCGGTAAGCGCAACCGGAGCCGGATACTTCACGTATCAATGGCAAAAGGACGGTTCCAATATCGCCGATATCTCCAGTAAACGCTATGGGACGGCATCATCATATCTTCAAATATACAATCCCACGGATGCAGACAAGGGGGCATATCGCGTGATTGTGTCAAATCAGGGCGGTTCTACAACCAGTGCCGTCGCGACCCTTGATGTGACCCCTCCGCCGCCGCCGGTGATCACCGCGCAACCGGAAGACATCACAAAAACGGAAGGCGACTTCGATTGGTCTTATGGATCAGTGACATTGACTGTGTCCGCTAGCAGCGTAACTCCGCCAAGCTATCAATGGAAAAAGAATGGCGTCGCTTTAACTCCATCAGACCAGCGAATCACAAGCACAACATCCGGCGCGCTCAACATATCGAAGTATATTGTATCCGACAGCGGGACGTATGCAGTCACGGTCAGCAATGCCGGGGGCAGTGTTACCAGCGCCGACGCCATTATCACTATCCTGCCGCCAGTGCCGCCGATGATTACAAGCCAGCCGGTCAGTGCAACGGCACTCGACGGGGGCGGCAGGGTAAGCCTGTCTGTGTATGCAACAGGGCAGGCTTTGCGTTATCAATGGCAGAAAGACGGCGTCGATATCGAAGGCGCCACCTCGGCAACGTATTATATATGGAATCCGGACATGTCTTACGCCGGGGAATATACTGTCAAAGTTTGGAATTCCAGCGGAACACTCGTTAGCGCTCCCGCTACGCTCACAGTTAACCTCCCCCCTGTGCCGATTATCACACAACAACCGTCGCCGATAAACCTCTGCGAAGGAAAATATATATCCATTGAAGCGCGTGCTTCCAGCCAGAGCAACTATACTTGCCAGTGGTTCAAGGACGGCCAGCCCATACAGGGGGCCACGGGCATATCCTATGGCAAGACAATCGCCTCCCTTTCCGACGCGGGTGAATATAAGGTTGTTGTCACGAATCCTGGAGGAAGCGTCACCAGCAATGAAGTGAGCGTGGTTGTGACACCAGCAATACCGCCACGCATCATCGTGCAACCGGAAAACCAGCGGGTGTATGCCGGGGGTAACGCGATACTGTTAGCCGTTGCGGAAGGGAATCCAGCGCCGACATACTCATGGTGCAAAAACGGCGCGCAAATGTATGGTGCGACGCGCTCGTCTCTAACCGTGCCGAACATTCAGCCCGGCAATACGGGCACCTATCATGTCGTTGCCACCAATATTGCAGGCTCCGCAACGAGCAGTGCGATTGTCATAAGCGCCGAACCGATGGAGAACGGCAACGCGGTGGCGCTTATTCCGTCTAAAAAGCATATTGGCCCCGGGCGGGTGGTTTATCAATTGCAGGCACGCACAAATACCAAGTGGACTGCGTCAACTGACTCGACATGGCTGGCCCTTTCCCAAAACGAAGGGTGCTTTACGGCCACGATAGAAGTAACCGTGGCCCCCAATCCGCTTCCGATTGAACGCGTTGCCATCATAAGCATAGCGGGTCTTGAGCACACGATCACCCAGGCTGCCGCCGGAACCCCCATACGCGAACTTTGGGCTGTTGGTTCAAACGCATCGGGTCAGCTTGGCGACAACGCATTGCTCCAAGCAGACATTCCGACTTATATCGCGGATAACATAAAAGCCGTGGCGACGGGAGGACTGCATACATTAATATTAAAGAATGACGGCACGTTGTGGACTGTGGGCAACAACGGGAGCGGGCAACTCGGGACGGGGTCATACACATCAACGGCAACCCCCGTAAAGATAGCCGAGGGGGTCGCCACGATCGCGGCGGCAGGCACTTGGTCCTCCTTTATCAAGGAGGACGGTTCTCTTTGGGGCATGGGGTCTAATGGCTCTGGCCAGATAAGCGCGGATGCCGTATCCAGGATAAACGTGCCTGTGCAGATCGCGACATCGGTGCGGGCCGTGGCCGCGGGTGACGCCCACATTCTCTTTCTCAAGACAGACAACACATTGTGGAGCATGGGAGAAAATACTTACGGTCAGCTTGGGGATGGCACGACAACGGCGCGCCGCGTGCCAGTTCAAATTGCATCCGGTGTCAAATTTGTGTGCGCTTCCGGATACACATCGGCATATATAAAGAATGATGACACGCTCTGGCAGTTCGGGCACAACTATTATGGGGGATTTGGCGACGGCTCGGTCGGATCATACTCCGACGCCAACCCCACTCCGAGGCAAACCGCCGCGCACGTAAGCGCCGTTTCGCTCAGCGCAAACCACTCGGTGATCCTTAAAACCGATGGGGCGCTTTTTTCCTCAGGCTGTAACTATTCGGGGCAGCTTGGGGAGGGATCCACATGGAATAAATACACATACGAACAAGTGGCAACTGACGTTGCTCAGGTGCTCGCCACGACCAGCGCGAGTATCTTTGTCAAAACGGACGGTTCCTTGTGGGGAATGGGGACGAACAGCAACGGTATGTTTCCGGGAATGCCCTATAAGGACTTTTTAACCCCCGTCTGCATGGCGCGGGACATCCTTTCGGCAAGCGCAGGAGGAAACTGTCTTTTTATGTTTATGAAAGATGGAAGTGTATACGCTTGCGGAAATGATTCATCGGGACAGCTCGGCTCGGGAATCAGCAGCCCAAAGGTCAGGCTGCGCACGACACCCATACAAGTCGATTCCGATGTCGTTTCCATCGCCGCTGGAGGCAGTCATAGCATGTATGTGAAAGCGGATAAATCCTTATGGGTCGCAGGGGGCAACCAATATAATGTTCTCGGCATATCCGGGCACGGAAACACCGCCACGCCGGTGCAAACCGCGTCGGATGTCATGAGCGCCGGCGCGGGAGACAACTATAGCATGCATATAAAATCCGATGGCACCGTCTATGGCGTCGGGCGCAATTATGAACGGCAGATTGGATCATCCTCGGACTATGCCGCCCACATGGTTTCTGATGTGCATCATTGGACAAGTGTTGCCACGGACGCGCGCTCCCTCTCCCTTGGCGGTTCGCACACTCTTGTCGGAAAATCCGACGGTTCCATGTGGGGGATGGGATATGCCAACACGGGCGCGCTCGGGGACAAAAGAGGATTCTATGAAAACTTTTATACACCAAGAAAGATATTATCAGGCGTCGTTGCCATGGCGGCTGGCGGCGGTCATAGCCTTTATATTAAAAATGACGGCACGCTGTGGGGCAGAGGGAACAACTATAATAATCAACTCGAGAATTCATCCCAATCAGTGATCGCGCCCGCAATACAGATCGCAAGCAACGCCAAGGCAGTGATGGCGGGTAGTTCGCACAGTTTGTGGATTGATGATAATGGTGTTCTTTGGGCTTTGGGTTTTAATTATTACGGTCAGCTCGGCTGCGGCAGCGTCAGCAGTGTTCCCTCGCCTATTTCTGTTGCAAACGATGTCAAGGCTGCGAGCACAAATGCGACACATACCCTGTATATTACGAAAGACAACCGGCTGCTGGGCATGGGCTCCAATTCCAGTGGTCAGCTCGGCAATGAGCCGAACGCAAATGCATCCACCCCCGTTGACGTCGCCGTCAATGTGGAATTTGCATCCGCTGGCGGTTCGCACACCCTTTTCATCGCCACCGGCGACATTCGCCTCGACCCGCCGCCGCCGCCTGTGATTACCGGTTTCTCGCCCACTAGTATTACCGCGCAAACCAAGGTCGTCATCACCGGTTCCAATTTCAACAAGCTCGCCGGTGTTTATTTTGGTAGTGTGGAGGCGGACCATTACACGGTTGATTCGCCTACGCAAATCACTGTCTACGCCCCCGTGATACCCACGCAGGACGCCGGCCATGTTTATGTCGGCACCTTCGACGGCGTCGCGGTTAGCGCCGCGACATATTCCGCCGTCTACGCGCCCGTGCTCGGTGATCGTATCGAGGATCAATATATTAATCTCGGCGACAACCTCTCAATCGAACCTCCCGTGCTCGGCACGCCGGACCCGACGATCACTTGGCAAATATCCACCAATAACGGGACCACATGGACAAACCTCGCCGCCGACGCAAACCACAGCATCGATGCGCATGGTGTCCTCAAAATCACCAACGCCCCGCTCTCCATTGACGGCAACCTGTATCGTTTCACAGCCACCAATATTCATGACACGGTCACAAGCCAGGCATTCAAGGTCGTCATCATGTATCAACCCGTCGTGATGGCGCAGCCAGCGTCGCGAACCGTAACCGTCGGCGCGAGCGCAACGTTCCTCGCCGACATCGACGGCGTTCCCGCACCCGAATTGCAGTGGCAGATTTCCACCGATTCCGGGCTCACATGGACTGACATCGACGGAGCCACAAACGCGACCCACACCATTGCCGCGACCAGCGCCGCGATGAACAACAACCGATACCGCCTCGTCGCCACCAATGAATGCGGATCCGTCACCACCAACGCAGCCACGCTCACCGTGCAATGGGCGCCGGTGCAAAACAACCATGTCTCCTCGCAAGTTGGCGTCACTGGCGGCTCCGTCACATTCTTCGTGAGCATCGATGCCAATCCCGCCCCCACATCCTATCAATGGCAGGTATCCACCAATGGCGGCGGCACATGGACAAACCTTTCCAACGGCAGCACTGTTAGCGGCGCCAACACCGCCAGCCTCGTGCTTTCCAACGCCACTGCCTCCATGAATGGCTACAGATACCGCTGCGTTGTCTCAAATGGCGTCGGCGCCGGCCTCACGACTGCGGCGACGAGTCTTGCGGTTATCGATTCGATGTTCGCCACGCCCTCCGGCCTCTTCATCGCCAGCGGCACGCTTTACGTTTCCGACGCTGACGCGCACACCATCCATCGCGTGACGCTTAGCACCGGCAAGGCCACGCTCTTTGCCGGTGCCGTCGGCCAGTCCGGCACGGCGAATTCCACCACCGGCACCAACGCCCGTTTCAACAGCCCCACGGGCCTCGTGTTCACACAAGCCGACAAACTTGTTTACGTTCTCGACACCGGCAACAACGCCCTGCGCCGAATCACAACAGCAGGGAGCGTTACCAGGGTGTATCAACCCTATGATTTCGGCGATGCTAGCGGAATCACCATCACGCCCGCAGACACGCTTTTCATTACCGAAACGCAAAAACACACGATCTCGCGCATTTACAACACTGGCAGCGGTCTCATGCTCAGCACGGTATCCGGCGCAGCCGGTGTGCCTGGAGCGGAAGACTACTACGGCTCATCCGCCAGATACAGGGAGCCTTCCGCGCTCGCGAAGATTCCCGGCAATTCAGGCCTCGTCATCGCCGATACTGGCAACCACACAATCCGGGTCACTTATTACGACACGGAGCTTGCATCGCCATCGTATTTCTACACCTACGTGCTCGCAGGGCTCGCGGGCCAGTTGGGTTCGCTTGACGGATCGGGCACGGCGGCACGCTTCAGTCGCCCTGCTGGAATCGCCGCGAGCGTGAATTACATTTACGTTGCCGACACCGGCAACCACACGATCCGGCGCGTCAGCGAATACGGCAGCGTTACCACGCTCGCGGGCATAGCCGGGCAGGCGGGGTATTCCAACGGCACTGGCACCAACGCTCGCTTTAACAAGCCCACCGCGCTCGCCCTTGATTCCACATATCAAAACCTCTACATCGCCGACTCCAACAACTCCGTCATCCGCAAGCTCAACCTCGCCACGAACGAAGTCACCACGCTGATAGTAAGTGCAACCGGCTCTCCTGTTTCGCCACCCGTGATCACAAAACATCCGCAAAACATCACGGCCACACAAGGCGTCGGCGGTCCGCTCACGCTGACATTCACGGCAACGGGCGCGGGCACACTGACGAGCGTCTGGCAAAAGGACGGCGGGAACATCACCGCTTCGAATCACTACATGATCGATGCCAATTCGCTTAAAATCTACAACCACACCACAACCGATTCCGGCCAGTATCGCGTGATTGTTTCCAATGAAGGTGGTAGCGTCACCAGCAATCCGGCTACTGTGACGGTCAATCCAACCACCAGCGGCACCAATACGGGCGGTAATTCCGGCAATAACAGCGACAGCGGCGGCGGAGGTGGCGGCGGGGCGCCTTCGCTTTGGTTGCTCGTGGCGCTGGGTGTCCTCGTCGCAATGCGAGGCCGGTGGCGGTTGTGA
- a CDS encoding tRNA-uridine aminocarboxypropyltransferase, with protein MCYRCFWPKAQCWCPSIQPMDTRTRFVFLMHPKEFKTEKANTGRLTHLCLPNSKIYMGAEFDSHEEVRELLRDPRYYPVLVYPGPAAVNLSQPQTALSTETLGGRTLLVLLLDATWAGARKMLRLSTSLQRLPRVMFTPTTPSRYVIKQQPQEGCLSTLETVHELLLALERAGLDTYSKPDQLLTLFQRMQDFQIRCANDPSLPSYRKKPYGDPKTRTVSKRRVYIKQERDPTARP; from the coding sequence ATGTGTTACCGCTGCTTCTGGCCGAAGGCGCAATGCTGGTGCCCGAGTATCCAACCAATGGATACACGCACGCGCTTTGTGTTCCTGATGCATCCGAAGGAGTTCAAGACGGAGAAGGCCAACACGGGACGCCTCACGCATCTTTGCCTGCCCAACAGCAAGATATATATGGGGGCCGAGTTCGATTCGCACGAGGAGGTGCGTGAACTTTTGCGCGATCCCCGGTATTATCCCGTTCTCGTTTATCCGGGGCCGGCGGCGGTCAATCTTTCGCAGCCGCAAACCGCCCTCTCCACCGAAACACTCGGCGGCCGCACGCTGCTCGTGCTGTTGCTCGACGCCACTTGGGCGGGCGCGCGCAAGATGCTTCGCCTTTCGACAAGCCTGCAGCGCCTGCCGCGAGTCATGTTCACACCGACCACGCCAAGCCGCTATGTCATCAAACAGCAACCGCAGGAAGGCTGCCTTTCCACGCTTGAGACTGTCCACGAGTTGCTGCTCGCGCTCGAGCGCGCCGGGCTCGACACCTACTCGAAACCCGATCAACTGCTGACGCTTTTCCAGCGCATGCAGGATTTCCAAATCCGTTGCGCCAACGACCCCTCGCTGCCCAGTTATCGCAAAAAACCCTACGGCGATCCGAAGACGCGCACCGTTTCAAAACGGCGGGTGTATATAAAGCAGGAGCGCGACCCTACAGCTCGGCCTTGA
- the thrH gene encoding bifunctional phosphoserine phosphatase/homoserine phosphotransferase ThrH, producing MKKQAIITLDLEGVLVPEIWIAVAEKTGIPELRRTTRDEPDYDKLMRGRLEILDRHGLKLSDIQNVIATLSPLPGGREFLDELRTLSQVLILSDTFEQFAQPLMRQLNWPTLLCHRLIVENDRIVDYQIRTPEQKQKAVAALKAMNYRVIAAGDSFNDTTMLGEAETGFLFHAPQNVIDRFPQFRAFDTYEQLLAAFKAEL from the coding sequence GTGAAAAAACAAGCGATCATCACACTCGACCTCGAAGGCGTTCTCGTTCCCGAAATCTGGATAGCCGTTGCCGAAAAAACCGGAATCCCCGAGCTGCGACGCACCACGCGCGACGAACCCGACTACGACAAACTCATGCGCGGCCGGCTCGAAATCCTCGACCGCCACGGCTTGAAACTTTCCGACATTCAAAACGTGATCGCCACGCTCAGCCCGCTTCCCGGCGGCAGGGAATTTCTCGACGAGCTGCGCACGCTTTCCCAAGTGCTGATTTTGTCGGACACATTCGAGCAATTTGCGCAGCCCCTGATGCGCCAGCTCAACTGGCCGACGCTGCTCTGCCACCGCCTCATCGTTGAGAACGACCGCATTGTGGATTATCAAATCCGCACGCCCGAGCAAAAGCAGAAGGCGGTCGCCGCGCTCAAGGCGATGAACTATCGCGTGATTGCCGCCGGCGATTCGTTCAACGACACCACGATGCTCGGCGAGGCCGAAACCGGATTTCTTTTCCACGCGCCGCAAAACGTAATCGACCGCTTCCCGCAATTTCGCGCGTTCGACACTTACGAGCAACTGCTCGCCGCGTTCAAGGCCGAGCTGTAG
- the smpB gene encoding SsrA-binding protein SmpB, whose product MSAARKKETSRYTEIRNAKAGRDYFIEERYECGIALRGTEVKSIRAGKAQINDAFGRFEKGELWLHNTYIEEYSFGNIWNHDARRIRKLLLHKHQVRKIAQEIQVAGRAFVPLRMYFKEGLVKVEMAVCSGKKLFDKRDDLKRKAEMREVEKIWKRRR is encoded by the coding sequence ATGTCAGCCGCCCGCAAAAAAGAAACTTCCCGCTACACCGAAATCCGCAATGCCAAGGCGGGGCGCGATTATTTTATCGAGGAACGCTACGAGTGCGGCATCGCGCTGCGCGGCACCGAGGTGAAATCCATTCGCGCCGGAAAGGCCCAGATCAACGACGCCTTCGGCCGGTTTGAGAAAGGCGAGCTCTGGCTCCATAACACATACATCGAGGAATACTCGTTCGGCAATATCTGGAATCACGACGCGCGCCGCATCCGAAAACTCCTTTTGCACAAGCACCAGGTTCGCAAAATCGCGCAGGAGATCCAAGTCGCCGGCCGCGCCTTCGTGCCGCTGCGCATGTATTTTAAGGAAGGCCTCGTGAAAGTGGAAATGGCCGTCTGCTCCGGCAAAAAGCTCTTCGACAAGCGCGACGACCTCAAACGAAAAGCCGAGATGCGCGAGGTGGAAAAAATCTGGAAACGCAGAAGGTAG
- a CDS encoding DNA-directed RNA polymerase subunit omega: protein MRDEYLKDAQKVITDPNVLINVVSRRVKQLKHGSRPLVESLEKLEPEDLALREIIEGKISYEVAKNV, encoded by the coding sequence ATGAGAGACGAATATTTAAAAGACGCCCAAAAGGTCATCACCGATCCCAACGTGCTCATCAACGTGGTGTCGCGCCGCGTGAAACAGCTCAAGCACGGCAGCCGTCCACTGGTCGAGTCGCTCGAAAAACTCGAACCCGAGGATCTTGCGCTGCGTGAAATTATCGAAGGCAAAATCAGCTACGAAGTCGCCAAAAACGTCTGA